Proteins encoded by one window of Halobaculum halobium:
- a CDS encoding metal ABC transporter permease — protein sequence MQGDVIRSDSLTVAGDSAVPLASAGDQALGFVLDDLWGGLLDVLAGATGVDILASPFMQRAYLAAVCVAIVGPLVGSFLVHREMAMIGDTLAHAAFAGVAAGLFANAVFAVSVPPLATALVVAALAALVVQTLVDYAGAYRDTSLAIVLTGSFAVGSVLITAADGGIAVGINAYLFGSLATVSRANAGILLAMTVVVGLAVGAAYRPLVYVTFDEVGARAAGIDVTRYNRLLAVLTAVVVVGAMQIMGVILVAAMLVIPVATAAPVTGFRRAIAASVGAGFVATLAGVSLSYWYDVAAGGTIVLVAIAGYVAVVAATTLRARLAAPRSDRGRTGEVRGDDAE from the coding sequence ATGCAGGGAGACGTCATCCGGAGCGATTCGCTCACCGTCGCCGGCGACAGCGCTGTCCCGCTGGCGAGCGCGGGCGATCAGGCGCTCGGGTTCGTGCTCGACGACCTGTGGGGCGGCCTCCTCGACGTTCTCGCGGGTGCGACGGGCGTCGACATACTCGCCTCGCCGTTCATGCAGCGGGCGTACCTCGCGGCGGTGTGCGTCGCGATCGTCGGCCCGCTCGTCGGGAGTTTCCTCGTGCACCGCGAGATGGCGATGATCGGCGACACGCTCGCGCACGCCGCCTTCGCCGGCGTCGCCGCGGGCCTGTTCGCCAACGCGGTCTTTGCGGTCTCGGTGCCGCCGCTGGCGACCGCGCTGGTCGTCGCCGCCCTCGCCGCGCTGGTCGTGCAGACGCTCGTCGACTACGCCGGCGCCTATCGGGACACCTCGCTCGCAATCGTGCTCACCGGGTCGTTCGCGGTCGGGAGCGTCCTCATCACCGCCGCCGACGGTGGCATCGCCGTCGGGATCAACGCCTACCTGTTCGGGTCGCTGGCGACCGTCTCGCGGGCGAACGCCGGTATCCTGCTGGCGATGACCGTCGTCGTTGGCCTCGCCGTCGGAGCGGCGTACCGGCCGCTCGTGTACGTCACCTTCGACGAGGTCGGTGCTCGCGCCGCCGGGATCGACGTGACGCGATACAACCGCCTGCTCGCGGTGTTGACCGCGGTCGTCGTGGTCGGCGCGATGCAGATCATGGGCGTGATCCTCGTCGCCGCCATGCTCGTGATTCCCGTCGCCACCGCGGCGCCCGTGACGGGATTCAGGCGGGCGATCGCGGCGAGCGTCGGCGCCGGGTTCGTCGCAACGCTTGCGGGCGTCTCGCTGTCGTACTGGTACGACGTGGCCGCCGGCGGGACGATCGTGCTCGTCGCCATCGCGGGGTACGTCGCGGTGGTCGCGGCGACGACGCTCCGTGCTCGCCTCGCCGCTCCGCGGTCGGATCGGGGCCGGACGGGCGAGGTCCGCGGCGACGACGCCGAGTGA
- a CDS encoding metal ABC transporter ATP-binding protein, whose amino-acid sequence MTAAVEVRDVTFAYGGRPVVEDVSLTVEAGEFLGLVGPNGSGKTTLLELVIGLRRPDSGSVALFGDPAADRAHGERVGYVPQDVGEAADEMPITVEEVVRMGRYPHRYFGRFRDEDRTAIADALDRVGIADIADRRIGRLSGGQRQRAFIARALAAEADLLALDEPTVGVDAESREAFYDLLHELNDEGMTIVLIEHDIGVVTTHATEIACLNRELFFHGDPEAFVETDALAEAYGNAQHVLAHDH is encoded by the coding sequence ATGACCGCGGCGGTCGAGGTGCGCGACGTGACGTTCGCCTACGGCGGCCGGCCGGTGGTCGAGGACGTGTCGCTGACGGTCGAGGCGGGCGAGTTCCTCGGGCTCGTCGGCCCGAACGGGTCGGGGAAGACGACGCTGCTGGAACTGGTGATCGGGCTTCGCCGTCCCGACAGCGGGAGCGTCGCGCTGTTCGGCGACCCCGCGGCCGACCGCGCCCACGGCGAGCGCGTCGGCTACGTCCCGCAGGACGTGGGCGAGGCCGCCGACGAGATGCCGATCACCGTCGAGGAGGTCGTCCGGATGGGTCGGTACCCGCATCGGTACTTCGGGCGGTTCCGCGACGAGGACCGGACGGCGATCGCTGACGCCCTCGACCGCGTCGGGATAGCCGACATCGCCGACCGCCGGATCGGGAGGCTCTCGGGCGGCCAGCGCCAACGGGCGTTCATCGCGCGGGCCCTCGCCGCCGAGGCGGACCTGCTCGCGCTCGACGAGCCGACAGTCGGCGTCGACGCCGAGTCGCGAGAGGCGTTCTACGACCTCCTCCACGAGCTGAACGACGAGGGGATGACGATCGTGCTCATCGAACACGACATCGGCGTCGTCACGACCCACGCCACCGAGATCGCCTGCCTCAACCGGGAGCTGTTCTTCCACGGCGACCCCGAGGCGTTCGTCGAGACCGACGCGCTCGCGGAGGCGTACGGGAACGCACAGCACGTGCTCGCCCACGATCACTGA
- a CDS encoding metal ABC transporter substrate-binding protein, translated as MERTRRAVIGSVGAIGAGALAGCLGSRPGSGDSDGGGTGSDGDATAQATFFVFGDVASAVAGDATSTDLLVPVGQHGHGWEPGPRVRESIRAADLLVHGMTGFQPWVDDVAADLAADDAAVDTVDASADVALLPATGEHGHDHGGDEHDDDEYHEGDHTETEHHDDHTETEHHDDHDEGDDDHDRHAGEYDPHFWMDPLRVADAVDTVEAALTEANPDGSEAHAANAAALREELTALDERIESLVADAGERVLLVAGHNSFQYLGDRYGLHVEALTGLSPDDQPTTRDIERAQEVIAEHGVRYVCADPLESQRAADQLVAETDAEAVLPLTAMPGLTDEWAENDWGYLDVMREVNVPTLDRVLSR; from the coding sequence ATGGAACGCACGCGACGAGCCGTCATCGGATCCGTCGGCGCGATCGGTGCGGGCGCGCTGGCGGGCTGTTTGGGCTCCCGGCCCGGAAGCGGCGATTCGGACGGGGGCGGGACAGGGAGCGACGGCGACGCGACCGCGCAGGCGACGTTCTTCGTCTTCGGCGACGTCGCGAGCGCGGTCGCCGGCGACGCGACGAGCACGGACCTGCTGGTCCCGGTCGGCCAGCACGGCCACGGCTGGGAGCCGGGGCCGCGCGTCCGCGAGTCGATCCGCGCGGCCGACCTCCTCGTCCACGGAATGACGGGGTTCCAGCCGTGGGTCGACGACGTCGCCGCGGACCTCGCGGCCGACGACGCCGCCGTGGACACCGTCGACGCCAGCGCCGACGTGGCCCTGTTGCCGGCGACCGGCGAGCACGGCCACGACCACGGCGGCGACGAACACGACGACGACGAGTACCACGAGGGCGATCACACCGAAACCGAGCACCACGACGACCACACAGAAACCGAACACCACGACGACCACGACGAGGGCGACGACGACCACGACCGACACGCCGGAGAGTACGATCCGCACTTCTGGATGGACCCCCTTCGCGTCGCTGACGCCGTCGACACCGTGGAGGCGGCACTGACGGAGGCGAACCCCGACGGCTCTGAGGCCCACGCCGCCAACGCGGCGGCGTTGCGCGAGGAGCTGACCGCCCTCGACGAACGGATCGAGTCCCTCGTCGCCGACGCGGGTGAGCGAGTGCTCCTCGTGGCCGGACACAACTCGTTCCAGTACCTCGGCGACCGCTACGGCCTGCACGTCGAAGCGCTCACCGGACTCTCGCCCGACGACCAGCCGACCACCCGGGACATCGAACGCGCGCAGGAGGTGATCGCGGAGCATGGCGTCCGGTACGTCTGTGCGGACCCGCTGGAGTCACAGCGCGCCGCAGACCAACTCGTCGCCGAGACGGACGCAGAGGCGGTACTCCCGCTCACGGCGATGCCCGGCCTGACCGACGAGTGGGCCGAGAACGACTGGGGGTACCTCGACGTGATGCGCGAGGTGAACGTCCCGACGCTGGACCGGGTCCTGAGCCGATGA
- a CDS encoding M20/M25/M40 family metallo-hydrolase, which translates to MTDTSAPASAADDAIRERLDDYRESLFDLLRLRTVSATGEGMDDGADATRDLLADHGLDARRIETDRYPLVYGERVAEDPDAPTVVFYGHYDVQPAEHPDQWASPPFEPTVRDGAIYCRGAGDNKGQFAAHAFAVDALVRADAVPDVTVKLLIEGGEESGSLGLKSYLDSDGADPESDADAPAAAIRDADLVYVADGPQHRSGRPTLIYGNRGILTFQLDLETANADLHSGNFGGPVPNAATELAEVVASFTEYGDETDSDRGYPSGGDRVAVDGFHDGTDVTEADRELVAALPDDADEVREELDLTHFATERDYYERLLLEPTITVNGLDAGYQGDGSKTVIPRAATAKLDSRLVPGQDPDTVFERIEEHVAGVHPDVAVTKGTGFPPMKTPVDTPAAPPVLDTLSAVWDADPVELPVLGGSLPAAFFRRVDALADVPVLVVPYANPDQGNHSPNEHLDLDCFENGIRTTAAFLERVADADL; encoded by the coding sequence ATGACCGACACGTCAGCGCCCGCGAGCGCGGCCGACGATGCGATCCGCGAGCGCCTCGACGACTACCGCGAGTCCCTGTTCGACCTCCTGCGCCTGCGCACCGTCAGCGCCACCGGCGAGGGGATGGACGACGGCGCCGACGCGACTCGCGACCTGCTGGCCGATCACGGCCTCGACGCCCGACGCATCGAGACGGACCGCTACCCCCTCGTTTACGGCGAGCGCGTCGCCGAGGACCCCGACGCGCCGACGGTCGTGTTCTACGGCCACTACGACGTGCAGCCCGCCGAACACCCCGACCAGTGGGCGTCGCCGCCGTTCGAGCCGACGGTGCGCGACGGGGCGATCTACTGCCGCGGCGCCGGCGACAACAAGGGCCAGTTCGCGGCTCACGCGTTCGCGGTGGACGCCCTCGTCCGCGCCGACGCCGTGCCTGACGTGACGGTCAAGCTCCTGATCGAGGGCGGAGAAGAGAGCGGGAGTCTCGGACTGAAGTCGTACCTCGATAGCGACGGAGCCGACCCAGAGTCCGACGCCGACGCCCCCGCGGCGGCGATCCGCGACGCCGATCTGGTGTACGTCGCCGACGGTCCACAGCACCGCTCCGGGCGACCCACCCTGATATACGGTAACCGCGGGATCCTCACGTTCCAGTTGGACCTCGAAACCGCGAACGCGGACCTCCACTCCGGCAACTTCGGCGGCCCGGTGCCCAACGCCGCGACGGAACTCGCGGAGGTCGTCGCCTCGTTCACGGAGTACGGTGACGAGACGGACTCCGATCGGGGCTACCCCTCCGGGGGCGACCGCGTCGCAGTCGACGGGTTCCACGACGGCACCGACGTGACGGAGGCGGACCGCGAACTGGTCGCGGCGCTCCCGGACGACGCCGACGAGGTGCGCGAGGAGTTGGACCTCACCCACTTCGCGACCGAGCGCGACTACTACGAGCGCCTGCTGTTGGAGCCGACGATCACCGTCAACGGCCTCGACGCGGGCTATCAGGGGGACGGGAGCAAGACGGTCATCCCGCGGGCGGCGACGGCGAAACTGGACTCGCGGCTGGTGCCCGGACAGGACCCCGATACCGTCTTCGAGCGCATCGAGGAGCACGTCGCCGGCGTCCACCCCGACGTGGCGGTGACGAAGGGGACCGGGTTCCCGCCGATGAAAACGCCCGTCGACACCCCGGCGGCACCGCCCGTGCTGGATACGCTGTCGGCCGTGTGGGACGCCGACCCGGTCGAGTTGCCCGTGCTCGGCGGATCGCTCCCGGCGGCGTTCTTCCGTCGGGTCGACGCGCTCGCGGACGTTCCCGTGCTCGTGGTGCCGTACGCGAACCCAGACCAGGGCAACCACTCGCCAAACGAGCACCTGGACTTGGACTGCTTCGAGAACGGGATCCGGACGACGGCGGCGTTTCTGGAGCGCGTCGCCGACGCGGACCTGTAG
- a CDS encoding S9 family peptidase gives MPDTVDAGGYGVARFLAIEHVDSPTFTPEGRLLVLADTSGTPQVWTADEPGAWPSRLTPYEERVSALAASPADESFVYAMDRGSDERDQLIHYDLATGVERPLTDDPESKHAWGAWGPDGDRVAYTANREDDGRFDVYVQEVGSPEEQAGDPERVYEGPGGWLNVAAFGPEGRRLVLTKAHSSYDEDLFVLDLDSGNTRTLSDGSEATYSHVHFDGEGGLLCVTNRDSDTAYVGCLSLESGAVTPVAGYDDATGEPGSDAWDVDALAFDRDTGRLAYTVNEGGYSSLHAGTLAGAVADAGGEPRVDPVDTPAVDGIASDLTFGSDAQGLAFTHTSPTDPYGVNVCEFGSDAATDWTPVGRNGLPGAAFHEPETIRYETFDGRDIPAYWTLPPGVDPDDPDEQLPAIVDIHGGPEHQRRPWFYPTKQYFLNRGYAVLEPNVRGSSGYGTAYAHLDDVEQRMDSVADVAAGVEWLHGQPAVDDDRIVAYGRSYGGFMVLAAITEYPELWAAAVDFVGIADFTTFLENTGEWRRSHREAEYGSLEDDYEFLKEISPLTSIEAVSCPLFVQHGANDPRVPVGEAEQVAEAVRERGVPVETLIFEDEGHHTTSRENLIEEFEAIAAFLDEHV, from the coding sequence ATGCCCGACACAGTAGATGCCGGCGGCTACGGCGTCGCCCGCTTCCTCGCGATCGAACACGTCGACTCTCCCACGTTCACCCCGGAAGGCCGCCTCCTCGTTCTCGCAGACACCTCCGGCACGCCGCAGGTGTGGACCGCCGACGAGCCCGGCGCGTGGCCGTCGCGGCTCACGCCGTACGAGGAGCGGGTCTCCGCACTCGCGGCCTCGCCCGCCGACGAGTCGTTCGTGTACGCCATGGACCGCGGGAGCGACGAGCGCGACCAACTCATCCACTACGATCTCGCCACGGGCGTCGAGCGCCCGCTCACGGACGACCCCGAGTCGAAACACGCGTGGGGCGCGTGGGGTCCCGACGGCGACCGGGTCGCCTACACGGCTAACCGCGAGGACGACGGCCGGTTCGACGTGTACGTGCAGGAGGTGGGGAGCCCGGAAGAGCAGGCGGGCGACCCCGAGCGCGTGTACGAGGGCCCCGGCGGCTGGCTGAACGTCGCCGCGTTCGGCCCCGAGGGTCGCCGGCTCGTGCTCACGAAGGCGCACTCCAGCTACGACGAGGATCTGTTCGTGCTCGATCTCGACTCCGGGAACACACGGACACTCTCGGACGGTTCCGAGGCGACGTACTCGCACGTCCACTTCGACGGCGAGGGCGGACTGCTGTGTGTGACGAACCGCGATAGCGACACCGCCTACGTCGGCTGCCTTTCGCTCGAATCTGGCGCGGTGACGCCCGTCGCTGGCTACGATGACGCGACGGGCGAACCCGGCTCCGACGCCTGGGACGTGGACGCCCTCGCGTTCGACCGCGACACCGGGCGGCTCGCGTACACCGTCAACGAGGGCGGCTACTCGTCGCTGCACGCCGGAACCCTCGCCGGCGCCGTCGCCGACGCCGGCGGCGAGCCGAGAGTCGACCCCGTCGACACCCCCGCGGTCGACGGCATCGCCTCGGATCTGACGTTCGGGTCGGACGCCCAGGGGCTCGCGTTCACGCACACGTCGCCGACGGATCCGTACGGCGTCAACGTCTGTGAGTTCGGGAGCGACGCCGCGACCGACTGGACGCCCGTCGGTCGCAACGGACTCCCCGGCGCGGCGTTTCACGAGCCGGAGACGATCCGCTACGAGACGTTCGACGGGCGCGATATCCCGGCGTACTGGACGCTGCCGCCGGGCGTCGATCCCGACGATCCGGACGAGCAACTGCCCGCCATCGTCGACATCCACGGGGGGCCCGAACACCAGCGTCGGCCCTGGTTCTATCCCACCAAACAGTACTTCCTGAACCGGGGGTACGCGGTGCTGGAGCCGAACGTGCGCGGGTCGTCGGGCTACGGGACGGCGTACGCGCACCTCGACGACGTGGAACAGCGCATGGACTCGGTCGCCGACGTCGCCGCCGGCGTCGAGTGGCTCCACGGGCAGCCGGCCGTCGACGACGACCGAATCGTCGCGTACGGACGCTCCTACGGGGGATTCATGGTGCTCGCGGCGATCACCGAGTATCCGGAGCTGTGGGCCGCTGCCGTCGACTTCGTCGGCATCGCGGACTTCACAACCTTCCTGGAGAACACCGGAGAGTGGCGCCGGAGTCACCGCGAGGCCGAGTACGGCAGCCTGGAAGACGACTACGAGTTCCTGAAGGAGATCTCGCCGCTGACCAGCATCGAGGCGGTCAGTTGTCCGCTGTTCGTCCAGCACGGCGCCAACGACCCGCGCGTGCCGGTCGGCGAGGCCGAGCAGGTCGCCGAGGCGGTCCGCGAGCGGGGCGTCCCCGTCGAGACGCTGATCTTCGAGGACGAGGGGCACCACACGACGAGCCGCGAGAACCTCATCGAGGAGTTCGAAGCGATCGCGGCGTTCCTTGACGAACACGTCTGA
- a CDS encoding bactofilin family protein: protein MTSAATRSLAAVLVVFVLVTGASAPAAAAESQIGGTVVVAAGETISDDLDAVGGTVIVRGTVDGDVNAVGGTVVIAEPGVVTGDLTGSAGAVTVEGRVGGSVELATGSFTLRQSGEVGGDIDVAGGEVVLDGAVGGTATVAAETLRVGSTASIDGDLRHDVQTLANEGQVAGEVRAVDLGNTGFGGFGFTVPTWISVLYTVLAHLALGAVLLLVVPGFVREVETTGVTRAPASGGVGLATLVLAPILLVLLAITIVGIPLALLGAAAYGLLVWIGLVLGAYVLGRRGLRALDRDEGSAARWIALVVGVLLVGLSQFVPGGGLFRLALTVVGAGAVVLALNARRTGRRGDEPTEPEVGGTGDATA from the coding sequence ATGACCAGCGCAGCGACGCGGTCGCTCGCGGCCGTGCTCGTCGTCTTCGTCCTCGTGACGGGCGCGAGCGCGCCCGCGGCGGCCGCGGAGTCACAGATAGGCGGGACAGTCGTCGTCGCAGCGGGTGAGACGATCAGCGACGACCTCGACGCGGTCGGCGGCACCGTGATCGTCCGCGGAACGGTCGACGGCGACGTGAACGCGGTCGGCGGCACGGTCGTGATCGCAGAGCCGGGCGTCGTCACGGGCGATCTCACCGGCAGCGCCGGCGCCGTGACCGTCGAGGGACGCGTCGGGGGCTCGGTGGAACTCGCGACCGGGTCGTTCACGCTTCGTCAGTCGGGCGAGGTCGGCGGTGACATCGACGTGGCCGGCGGCGAGGTCGTGCTCGACGGCGCGGTCGGCGGGACGGCTACCGTCGCCGCCGAGACGCTCCGCGTCGGCTCGACGGCGTCGATCGACGGCGACCTCCGTCACGACGTGCAGACGCTCGCCAACGAGGGACAAGTCGCCGGCGAGGTGCGCGCCGTCGACCTCGGTAACACGGGGTTCGGCGGGTTCGGTTTCACCGTCCCGACGTGGATCAGCGTGCTGTACACCGTTCTCGCGCACCTCGCACTCGGCGCCGTCCTCCTGCTCGTCGTCCCGGGGTTCGTGCGCGAGGTCGAAACCACCGGGGTCACACGCGCTCCCGCCAGCGGCGGCGTGGGGCTGGCGACGCTGGTGCTTGCGCCGATACTCTTGGTGCTGCTTGCAATCACGATCGTCGGGATCCCGCTTGCGCTCTTGGGCGCAGCAGCGTACGGGCTGTTAGTCTGGATCGGCCTCGTGCTCGGCGCGTACGTCCTCGGACGCCGGGGGCTGCGTGCGCTCGATCGCGACGAGGGCTCCGCTGCGCGGTGGATCGCGCTCGTTGTCGGCGTGCTCCTCGTCGGACTCTCGCAGTTCGTTCCCGGCGGCGGCCTGTTCCGGCTCGCGCTCACGGTCGTCGGCGCGGGCGCGGTGGTCCTCGCGCTCAACGCACGTCGAACCGGGCGCCGTGGTGATGAGCCCACGGAGCCGGAGGTGGGCGGAACCGGCGACGCGACGGCGTAA
- a CDS encoding class I SAM-dependent methyltransferase, with amino-acid sequence MRDDSAITEAELYDLRHRDGERDDVAFYVDRAIEAGGPTLELACGTGRIHLPLLRAGVDADGVDLSAERLDRLRSKARSEGLDPSVREADMTALDPDRAYDLVICPYNSLQFARTLPDLRATLSSVHDALAPGGRFVFDVFVPDFDVICETYDEWEETTVERAGRAYAVRSRTTVTDPVEQLFRVEREVVTPEGDVVLADAFELAMLPKRLVETLVDDSPFASGSLAGGFGGEPLADDDTTQVWTLEKPT; translated from the coding sequence ATGCGCGACGACTCCGCGATCACCGAGGCGGAGCTGTACGACCTCCGTCATCGGGACGGCGAGCGCGACGACGTGGCGTTCTACGTCGATCGCGCGATCGAGGCGGGCGGCCCGACGTTGGAGCTCGCCTGCGGCACCGGTCGGATCCACCTCCCGCTCCTCCGGGCCGGCGTCGACGCCGACGGCGTCGACCTGAGCGCCGAGCGGCTCGACAGACTCCGGTCGAAGGCCCGCTCGGAGGGGCTCGATCCCTCAGTCCGCGAGGCCGATATGACCGCCCTCGACCCCGACCGTGCGTACGACCTCGTGATCTGCCCGTACAACTCGCTGCAGTTCGCGCGGACGCTTCCGGACCTACGAGCGACGCTCTCAAGCGTCCACGACGCGCTCGCGCCCGGCGGTCGGTTCGTCTTCGACGTGTTCGTTCCGGACTTCGACGTGATCTGTGAGACGTACGACGAGTGGGAGGAGACGACCGTCGAGCGGGCGGGACGGGCGTACGCCGTCCGGTCGCGGACGACCGTGACCGACCCCGTCGAACAGCTGTTCCGCGTCGAGCGGGAGGTGGTGACGCCGGAGGGCGACGTAGTCCTCGCGGACGCCTTCGAACTCGCGATGCTTCCGAAGCGCCTCGTCGAGACGCTGGTCGACGACTCCCCGTTCGCCTCGGGGTCGCTCGCCGGCGGCTTCGGCGGCGAGCCGCTCGCGGACGATGACACGACGCAGGTGTGGACGCTGGAGAAACCGACGTAG
- a CDS encoding creatininase family protein: protein MPETEHDLATMTWEDAGDAFLSADAVVVPTGSTEQHSVHLPLSTDSLRAEHLSAALVETAPDHGLDLLRAPTLPYGYSEHHMPFPGTVTLSQDTYKQALIDIGSSLAEHGAERVLFLNCHGGNKQALALASDRLNRDHDIGAHFVHWTDFGRDELEEHFGEGWGHAGDHETSFVELVRDDLVKSEKKAPQEADDLPETRSWTYFSDVTELGGLGDPTNSDPEFMEQVVENTTKRILEALNEDIENGW from the coding sequence ATGCCCGAGACCGAACACGACCTCGCGACGATGACCTGGGAGGACGCCGGCGACGCCTTCCTGAGCGCCGACGCGGTCGTCGTCCCCACCGGCAGCACCGAACAGCACTCCGTTCACCTCCCCCTCTCCACCGACAGCCTCCGCGCCGAGCACCTCTCTGCGGCCCTCGTGGAGACGGCGCCCGACCACGGCCTCGACCTCCTTCGCGCGCCGACGCTCCCGTACGGGTACAGCGAGCACCACATGCCGTTCCCTGGGACCGTCACCCTCTCGCAGGACACGTACAAGCAGGCGCTGATCGACATCGGCAGCTCCCTCGCGGAACACGGCGCCGAGCGCGTGCTGTTTCTCAACTGTCACGGCGGCAACAAGCAGGCGCTCGCGCTCGCCAGCGACCGCCTCAATCGCGACCACGATATCGGCGCCCACTTCGTTCACTGGACAGACTTCGGACGCGACGAGTTGGAGGAGCACTTCGGCGAGGGGTGGGGCCACGCCGGCGACCACGAGACGAGCTTCGTCGAGCTCGTCCGCGACGACCTCGTGAAATCCGAGAAGAAAGCGCCGCAGGAGGCCGACGACCTCCCGGAGACGCGCTCGTGGACCTACTTCTCGGACGTGACCGAGTTGGGCGGCCTGGGCGACCCGACGAACTCCGATCCCGAGTTCATGGAGCAGGTGGTGGAGAACACGACCAAGCGGATCCTGGAGGCGCTGAACGAGGACATCGAGAACGGGTGGTGA
- a CDS encoding serine hydrolase, producing the protein MNDEDRAAAADLIRRTMRRDRLPGVSVAVVDRDGVRYAEGFGARDLAGNRPATPATLYGVGSVTKSVTALATAQLAEAGMLDFEDPVSDHLDVDLGSDPEDPIRLRHLLSHASGLPSLATSEALIGRRLRRDTDTLPLSTPADFRAHVEGAVGSAGGGSAGGSTTAGDERVGAPGERFAYSNEGYVLLGDVIEACTGRPYDRYVAEHVLDPLGLDRATFDDTAFAMDDDHATMYLREDRGPGSGPARDGGDVGGRDDLAAASVPVRELSRPAGGLFTSVEGLGRYARLMLNDGRIDGREVVSPESVATLVEDRVDTPGGPYGFGWRTRESCGRELVGHSGSIAVSTAYVGFSPEAGLGVAVAANAAPGYPLVRLGEGVFACALGEEPAAAVPFFERRRRFDRLTGEYASYRGVKRAVVVRDGGGLRVELAGPLGGESLPLTDAPGDDPFAFLTPNEAGERVPVEFRVGDGGGDDGAGADADRGVDLLYDRWHLHKVADDPGKLP; encoded by the coding sequence ATGAACGACGAGGACCGCGCCGCGGCGGCCGACCTCATTCGGCGGACGATGCGGCGCGACCGGCTCCCCGGCGTCAGCGTCGCCGTCGTCGACCGCGACGGCGTCCGCTACGCCGAGGGGTTCGGCGCCCGCGACCTCGCAGGGAACCGGCCGGCGACGCCCGCGACGCTGTACGGCGTCGGCTCGGTCACCAAGTCGGTGACCGCGCTGGCGACCGCACAACTGGCCGAGGCGGGGATGTTGGACTTCGAGGACCCCGTGTCAGACCACCTCGACGTGGACCTGGGAAGTGACCCAGAGGACCCGATCCGGCTGCGACACCTCCTGTCGCACGCCTCGGGGCTCCCGTCGCTGGCGACGAGCGAGGCGCTCATCGGCCGGCGGCTCCGCCGCGACACCGACACCCTTCCGCTGTCGACGCCGGCGGATTTCCGGGCGCACGTCGAGGGCGCGGTCGGTTCGGCCGGCGGCGGTTCGGCGGGTGGGTCGACGACCGCGGGCGACGAGCGCGTCGGCGCCCCGGGCGAGCGGTTCGCCTACAGCAACGAGGGGTACGTCCTCTTGGGCGACGTGATCGAGGCGTGCACCGGCCGCCCGTACGACCGGTACGTCGCCGAACACGTCCTCGATCCGCTGGGACTCGACCGGGCCACCTTCGACGACACGGCGTTCGCGATGGACGACGATCACGCCACCATGTACCTGCGCGAGGACCGGGGACCCGGCTCGGGACCCGCCCGCGACGGGGGCGACGTCGGAGGCCGGGACGACCTCGCGGCGGCGTCGGTCCCCGTCCGCGAACTGTCGCGGCCGGCGGGCGGCCTGTTCACCTCGGTCGAGGGGCTCGGGCGATACGCCCGCCTCATGTTGAACGACGGCCGCATCGACGGTCGCGAGGTCGTCTCGCCCGAGTCGGTCGCGACGCTCGTCGAGGACCGCGTCGACACGCCCGGCGGCCCGTACGGGTTCGGCTGGCGCACCCGCGAGTCGTGCGGCCGGGAACTGGTCGGCCACTCCGGCTCCATCGCCGTCTCGACTGCGTACGTCGGCTTCAGCCCCGAGGCGGGGCTGGGCGTCGCCGTCGCCGCGAACGCCGCGCCCGGCTATCCGCTGGTCCGGCTCGGCGAGGGAGTGTTCGCGTGCGCGCTCGGGGAGGAGCCCGCGGCGGCGGTCCCCTTCTTCGAGCGTCGCCGGCGATTCGACCGCCTGACCGGCGAGTACGCCTCCTACCGGGGTGTCAAGCGCGCGGTCGTCGTCCGCGACGGGGGCGGGCTCCGGGTCGAACTGGCCGGCCCGCTCGGCGGCGAGTCGCTGCCGCTGACTGACGCCCCGGGCGACGACCCCTTTGCGTTCCTCACGCCCAACGAGGCGGGCGAGCGGGTGCCGGTCGAGTTCCGCGTCGGCGACGGGGGCGGCGACGACGGCGCCGGGGCGGACGCCGACCGCGGGGTCGACCTGCTGTACGATCGCTGGCACCTCCACAAGGTCGCGGACGACCCCGGCAAGCTCCCGTAA